One part of the Pelagicoccus sp. SDUM812003 genome encodes these proteins:
- a CDS encoding metalloregulator ArsR/SmtB family transcription factor: MPRTTKEENRSETLRDKVFQALSDPTRRSILSQIARCDLTVAELREPYSLSAPAISKHLKVLESASLIERVKDGKQRRFKLNTEPLRDAKTVIDQLASFWSERLSHLQSFLDTEAKRQTKKNNQTKRP; the protein is encoded by the coding sequence ATGCCACGAACGACCAAAGAAGAGAACCGGAGCGAAACGCTTCGAGACAAAGTATTCCAGGCGCTGTCCGATCCGACGCGCCGCTCGATCTTGTCTCAAATCGCTCGGTGCGATCTGACTGTCGCGGAACTCAGAGAGCCCTATTCCCTGTCCGCCCCCGCCATATCCAAGCACTTGAAGGTGCTGGAATCCGCCAGCCTCATCGAGCGTGTAAAGGACGGGAAGCAGCGTAGGTTCAAACTGAATACCGAACCGCTGCGCGATGCCAAGACAGTCATCGATCAACTCGCCTCGTTCTGGAGCGAACGCCTAAGCCATTTGCAATCGTTTCTCGATACGGAAGCGAAACGCCAAACCAAGAAAAACAACCAAACCAAAAGACCATGA
- a CDS encoding MBL fold metallo-hydrolase — translation MIRKLEKGLYQVRGSLVSSYLLVENGKATLIDGGFWGHLRKIERALLREGLDWSHVKAVLLTHGHLDHCYNVAEIVRRSGARVYGHMADESHFEGRYSYRGINRICGAMERLGKLLSSYEPISEDWALKDGQIINLWGGLEVVHLPGHTFGHCGFYSKERDLLFSGDLFATGWFGTVVPWAPLNSCPELFEKSLDRVAQLNPKRMLSNHCDLSKPETQRRRFWKRIMKPSGF, via the coding sequence ATGATCCGCAAGTTGGAGAAAGGTCTTTATCAGGTGCGTGGTTCGCTGGTCAGCAGCTACCTCCTCGTGGAAAACGGGAAGGCGACCTTGATCGATGGCGGATTCTGGGGGCACTTGCGGAAGATCGAAAGGGCGCTGCTCCGCGAGGGGCTGGATTGGTCCCACGTGAAAGCGGTGCTGTTGACCCATGGTCATTTGGACCACTGCTACAACGTTGCGGAAATCGTTCGACGAAGCGGGGCGCGGGTTTACGGGCACATGGCTGACGAGTCGCATTTCGAAGGGCGGTACTCCTATCGAGGCATCAATCGGATCTGCGGAGCGATGGAGCGCCTCGGCAAGCTGCTCTCCTCCTACGAACCGATTTCGGAGGATTGGGCTCTGAAGGACGGTCAAATCATCAACCTTTGGGGAGGGCTTGAGGTGGTCCACCTGCCCGGGCACACATTTGGCCATTGCGGCTTCTACAGCAAGGAGCGGGATTTGCTCTTTAGCGGTGACCTGTTCGCCACTGGCTGGTTCGGCACCGTGGTTCCCTGGGCGCCGCTCAACAGCTGTCCCGAACTGTTCGAGAAGTCCTTGGACCGAGTGGCCCAGCTCAACCCGAAGCGCATGCTCTCGAACCACTGCGATCTGTCCAAGCCCGAGACGCAGCGAAGGCGTTTCTGGAAGCGCATCATGAAGCCGAGCGGATTTTAG
- a CDS encoding glycoside hydrolase 43 family protein, whose product MSTSFRMMKTMLDSNRFLALLALLLGLFAPRSVVAAKATNPFIWADVPDVAVIRVGGTYYMSSTTMHMSPGLPIMKSKDLVNWSLLGYAYDTLVDNDKMRLEDGQNAYGAGSWASSLRYHDGTFYVSTFSATSGRTHIYMTKDIEKCEWEEISFEPSMHDHSLFFDDDGRVYFLYGGGDLRLRELESDLSGIKEGGFDEIVIEDAHSVVTDDVMLHAEGTQMLKVDGKYYVMNICWPRGGMRTQTVHRADKITGPYEGRMALQDKGVAQGCLIDTPDGDWYAVLFQDNGAVGRSPWLVPVTWEDGWPVLGLEGKAPMYLNIDDNEEGLANIVASDEFNRKEGSPLPLAWQWNHNPVASDWSIGTRKGHLRIATGRVDESVLQTRNMLTQRTFGPISSAMTKLDVGGMKNGDVAGLIALQRHYGYVGVRQTADERSLVMVNAGGDSPVEVARLPLDQDSVFLKIECDFREHVDKAYFYYSLDGKRWRRIGDVLHMRYTLPHFMGYRFGLFNQATEETGGFVDFDFYRIDDRLSE is encoded by the coding sequence ATGAGTACCTCGTTCCGGATGATGAAAACGATGCTGGATTCGAATCGGTTTCTTGCGCTGCTAGCGCTCCTGCTGGGACTGTTCGCGCCGCGCTCCGTCGTGGCTGCAAAGGCTACCAATCCGTTCATCTGGGCGGATGTTCCGGATGTGGCTGTGATTCGAGTAGGCGGCACCTACTACATGAGCAGCACCACGATGCACATGAGTCCAGGGCTGCCGATCATGAAGTCGAAGGACCTCGTCAATTGGTCCTTGTTGGGCTACGCCTACGACACGTTGGTCGACAACGATAAGATGAGGCTGGAGGACGGGCAAAACGCCTATGGCGCCGGGTCATGGGCCAGCAGTCTTCGCTACCACGACGGGACGTTCTACGTTTCCACCTTTTCCGCCACCAGTGGCCGTACCCATATTTACATGACGAAAGACATCGAAAAGTGCGAGTGGGAGGAGATCTCCTTCGAGCCCTCGATGCACGACCACAGCCTTTTCTTCGATGACGACGGTCGAGTTTACTTTCTGTATGGCGGTGGCGACCTACGCCTGAGGGAGCTCGAGTCCGATCTCTCCGGCATCAAGGAAGGTGGCTTCGATGAAATCGTGATCGAAGATGCCCATTCCGTGGTGACTGACGACGTGATGCTGCATGCGGAGGGCACGCAGATGTTGAAGGTCGATGGCAAATACTATGTGATGAACATTTGTTGGCCGCGGGGCGGGATGCGCACGCAGACCGTTCATCGGGCGGACAAGATCACTGGTCCCTACGAGGGCCGCATGGCTTTGCAGGACAAGGGCGTCGCCCAAGGGTGTTTGATCGATACTCCAGATGGCGATTGGTATGCGGTCCTATTTCAAGACAACGGCGCCGTAGGACGATCGCCTTGGCTGGTGCCGGTGACGTGGGAGGACGGCTGGCCGGTGCTCGGCCTCGAAGGCAAGGCTCCGATGTATTTGAATATCGATGACAACGAGGAAGGGCTCGCCAACATCGTCGCTTCCGACGAGTTCAATCGCAAGGAAGGAAGCCCGTTGCCCTTGGCGTGGCAGTGGAATCACAATCCTGTGGCGAGCGACTGGTCGATCGGAACGCGCAAAGGCCACCTTCGCATCGCTACGGGTCGCGTTGACGAGAGCGTTCTTCAGACGCGCAACATGCTAACCCAGCGTACCTTTGGCCCGATCAGCTCCGCTATGACCAAGCTCGATGTGGGCGGGATGAAAAACGGGGATGTCGCTGGCCTGATCGCATTGCAACGACATTATGGATACGTGGGCGTTCGGCAAACAGCGGACGAAAGGTCGCTCGTTATGGTGAACGCTGGAGGCGACAGTCCAGTCGAGGTGGCGCGCCTTCCGCTGGATCAGGATTCGGTCTTTCTAAAGATCGAATGCGACTTTCGGGAGCACGTGGACAAGGCGTACTTCTACTACAGTCTGGATGGAAAGCGTTGGCGGCGCATCGGAGACGTCCTTCACATGCGCTACACGCTTCCCCATTTCATGGGGTATCGCTTCGGCCTCTTCAATCAAGCGACTGAAGAGACCGGCGGATTTGTAGATTTCGATTTCTACCGCATCGACGATCGTCTCAGCGAATAG
- the clpB gene encoding ATP-dependent chaperone ClpB: protein MDPNRLTEMARNALTEGQAIARRKQNNEVETLHLLAALVDQEQGVVQGVLKKLEIPSSGLSLALEREIDRLPKVSGSVDSSKIYVTQAMNEVFTKAEKEAASLKDEYISVEHLLLALATVGKPSSLASVFKSFGIDRDKLLGALRKVRGNQRVTSQNPESTYQALEKYGSDLVERARSGKMDPVIGRDDEIRRVIRILSRKTKNNPVLIGEPGVGKTAIAEGLAQRIVRGDVPEGLKDKTVFSLDMGSLIAGAKFRGEFEERLKAVLQEVKSSDGRILLFIDELHTIVGAGKTDGAMDAGNLLKPMLARGELHCIGATTLDEYRKYIEKDAALERRFQSVLVDQPSVEDTISILRGLKERFEVHHGVRIQDNALVTATVLSNRYITDRFLPDKAIDLVDEACASIRTEMDSLPEELDNLTRRLMQLEIEEAALLQEKDSQSKERLTGVQKEIADLREQEQAQRQIWENEKEGIAQLQRLREQIETTKSEIERAERAYDLNKAAELKHGRLPQLEAQLAAAESKSSETHLLKEEVSQEEIADIVSRWTGVPVTRLIEGERQKLLQLEDALQERVIGQPEAVRYVSEAILRARAGIKDPKRPIGSFIFLGPTGVGKTELVKTLAYTLFDSEDAIIRIDMSEYMERHAVARLIGAPPGYVGYEEGGQLTEAVRRKPYSVILFDEVEKAHPDVFNIMLQILDDGRVTDSQGRVVDFKNTIVIMTSNIGSQFLLENAGSQINESVKESVLSELRRHFRPEFLNRVDETVIFKPLELEDIERIVGLLLVDLNKTLEERRITVELDQEAIAWVALKGFDPVYGARPLRRFMQRSIQTDLAKAIISGDIQDGDTARFAVRDDQLSLVVE, encoded by the coding sequence ATTGATCCGAACAGACTAACCGAAATGGCGCGTAACGCCCTCACTGAAGGGCAGGCGATCGCTCGCCGAAAGCAGAACAACGAGGTTGAGACCTTGCACCTGCTTGCCGCCTTGGTCGATCAGGAGCAAGGCGTGGTGCAGGGCGTCTTGAAGAAACTGGAGATACCTAGCAGCGGTTTGAGCCTGGCTCTGGAACGCGAGATCGACCGCTTGCCGAAGGTGAGCGGCAGCGTGGACAGCTCCAAGATCTACGTTACGCAGGCCATGAACGAAGTGTTCACCAAGGCCGAGAAGGAAGCCGCGTCTTTGAAAGATGAATACATCAGCGTCGAGCACTTGCTGCTGGCCTTGGCGACGGTGGGCAAACCGAGCTCTCTAGCGAGCGTATTCAAAAGCTTTGGCATCGACCGCGACAAGTTGCTGGGAGCTCTGCGCAAGGTGCGCGGAAACCAGCGCGTGACCTCGCAGAATCCCGAGAGCACCTACCAGGCGCTGGAGAAGTACGGCAGCGATTTGGTGGAGCGAGCCCGGTCGGGCAAGATGGATCCGGTGATTGGACGCGATGACGAGATTCGCCGTGTGATCCGTATCCTTTCCCGTAAGACAAAAAACAACCCGGTGCTCATCGGCGAGCCAGGCGTGGGCAAGACCGCCATTGCGGAAGGCTTGGCTCAGCGCATCGTGCGCGGCGACGTGCCGGAAGGGCTCAAGGACAAGACCGTTTTCTCTTTGGATATGGGGTCATTGATCGCTGGAGCGAAGTTTCGCGGCGAGTTTGAGGAACGTCTCAAAGCGGTGCTGCAGGAAGTGAAGTCCAGCGATGGGCGCATCCTGCTCTTCATCGACGAGCTGCACACCATCGTGGGCGCGGGCAAGACCGACGGCGCCATGGACGCGGGAAATTTGCTGAAACCCATGTTGGCCCGCGGCGAGTTGCATTGCATCGGTGCCACCACCTTGGACGAATACCGCAAGTACATCGAAAAGGACGCCGCCTTGGAGCGCCGTTTCCAAAGCGTGCTCGTTGATCAGCCCAGCGTGGAGGACACGATTTCCATTTTGCGTGGCCTGAAGGAGCGCTTCGAAGTGCACCACGGGGTGCGCATCCAGGACAACGCCTTGGTGACTGCAACTGTATTGTCCAACCGATACATCACGGACCGCTTTCTGCCGGACAAGGCTATCGACCTGGTGGACGAAGCCTGCGCCAGCATCCGCACCGAAATGGACAGCTTGCCCGAAGAGCTCGACAACCTGACGCGCCGCTTGATGCAGCTGGAAATCGAAGAGGCTGCCCTGCTGCAGGAAAAGGATAGCCAGTCCAAGGAGCGCTTGACCGGTGTGCAGAAGGAAATCGCGGACCTGCGCGAGCAAGAGCAAGCCCAGCGACAGATTTGGGAAAACGAGAAGGAAGGCATCGCCCAGCTGCAGCGTTTGCGCGAGCAGATCGAGACCACCAAATCGGAAATCGAGCGGGCGGAGCGAGCATACGACCTCAACAAGGCCGCCGAGCTGAAGCATGGACGCTTGCCGCAGCTCGAAGCTCAGCTAGCCGCCGCCGAGTCGAAGAGCAGCGAGACGCATCTCCTCAAGGAGGAAGTGTCGCAGGAGGAAATCGCCGACATCGTTTCGCGATGGACCGGCGTGCCGGTGACGCGTTTGATCGAGGGCGAGCGTCAGAAGCTGCTGCAGCTTGAGGATGCCTTGCAGGAGCGCGTGATCGGCCAGCCGGAAGCGGTACGCTATGTATCCGAAGCCATACTACGGGCGCGTGCCGGCATCAAGGATCCCAAGCGGCCCATTGGCAGTTTCATATTTCTCGGTCCCACGGGTGTCGGTAAGACTGAGCTCGTAAAGACCTTGGCCTACACGCTTTTCGACAGCGAAGATGCCATCATCCGTATCGACATGAGCGAATACATGGAGCGCCATGCGGTGGCTCGCTTGATCGGAGCGCCGCCGGGCTACGTCGGCTATGAGGAAGGCGGGCAGCTCACGGAAGCGGTGCGTCGCAAGCCCTATTCCGTCATCCTGTTCGACGAAGTCGAAAAGGCTCATCCAGACGTATTCAACATCATGTTACAAATCCTTGACGATGGTCGGGTGACCGATTCCCAGGGGCGTGTGGTGGATTTCAAGAATACGATCGTCATCATGACGTCCAACATCGGCAGCCAGTTCCTTTTGGAGAACGCCGGTTCGCAGATCAACGAGTCGGTCAAGGAGTCGGTATTGAGCGAACTGCGCCGTCATTTCCGCCCGGAGTTTTTGAATCGAGTGGACGAGACGGTCATCTTCAAACCGCTGGAGCTGGAGGACATCGAGCGCATCGTGGGATTGCTGCTGGTCGACCTGAACAAGACCTTGGAGGAGCGCCGCATCACGGTCGAGCTCGATCAGGAAGCGATCGCTTGGGTCGCCCTCAAGGGCTTCGATCCGGTTTATGGAGCTCGTCCCTTACGTCGCTTCATGCAGCGGTCGATCCAGACCGACCTGGCCAAAGCCATCATCTCGGGCGATATCCAGGATGGGGATACGGCTCGTTTCGCCGTGCGCGACGATCAACTCTCCCTGGTAGTCGAGTAA
- a CDS encoding TetR/AcrR family transcriptional regulator, with translation MNPLDQQEAKAKRGRGRPARRPEESEARNRLVRVGLAYLTEKGYSPTGLNAVLREAGVPKGAFYHYFRDKEDFGLQLIEAYSGYFCRKLDRCFQDESRSAPQRLRAFVDEAASGMSKYGFRRGCLVGNLGQEMNALPEPFRAKLVATIADWERRTAKCLSEGQSEGSVSGSVDTERMARFFWIGWEGAVLRAKLERCAQPLEAFAQSFFDLINPKRG, from the coding sequence ATGAATCCATTGGATCAGCAAGAGGCGAAAGCGAAGCGTGGGAGAGGTCGGCCGGCCCGGCGGCCTGAAGAATCGGAAGCGAGAAATCGGCTCGTTCGCGTGGGATTGGCTTATTTGACTGAGAAGGGCTACTCGCCTACCGGCCTGAATGCGGTGCTGCGGGAAGCGGGCGTGCCGAAGGGCGCTTTCTACCACTACTTTCGCGACAAGGAGGATTTCGGGCTTCAGTTGATCGAAGCGTACAGCGGGTATTTCTGTCGCAAGCTTGACCGCTGCTTTCAGGACGAAAGCCGGAGCGCCCCGCAACGGCTGCGGGCCTTCGTCGACGAAGCGGCGTCGGGCATGTCCAAATACGGATTTCGCAGGGGATGCCTGGTAGGAAACCTAGGGCAGGAGATGAACGCTTTGCCGGAGCCGTTTCGAGCGAAGCTGGTGGCCACGATCGCGGATTGGGAACGCCGGACCGCCAAGTGTCTTAGCGAGGGACAGTCGGAGGGATCCGTATCGGGAAGCGTGGATACGGAACGCATGGCTCGATTCTTTTGGATCGGCTGGGAAGGGGCGGTGTTGCGGGCGAAGCTGGAGCGATGCGCCCAGCCTTTGGAAGCCTTCGCCCAGAGCTTTTTCGATTTGATAAATCCAAAACGAGGATAA
- a CDS encoding DUF4212 domain-containing protein gives MSDPTSAGDGQSRAASTLSEEVRNQRAYFRASLNVIFCLLPFWFLVSYGCGILFRDWLDEHAPSVGNAPFGFWMAQQGSIICFVLLLIVYAVWMKRLDRKYRPIEKV, from the coding sequence ATGAGTGATCCCACCTCTGCTGGTGACGGCCAAAGCCGTGCCGCGTCCACTCTCAGCGAAGAAGTCCGCAATCAGCGGGCCTACTTTCGCGCGAGTCTGAATGTGATTTTCTGCCTTCTGCCATTCTGGTTTCTGGTCAGCTATGGCTGCGGCATCCTGTTTCGCGATTGGCTAGACGAGCATGCCCCTTCCGTCGGAAACGCTCCCTTCGGATTTTGGATGGCTCAGCAAGGATCCATCATTTGTTTCGTGCTCTTGCTCATCGTTTACGCGGTTTGGATGAAGCGTCTGGATCGCAAGTATCGTCCGATCGAAAAAGTCTAA
- a CDS encoding lipopolysaccharide kinase InaA family protein — translation MIRRLIAPSFDPAWSAWMDSLPVRCDEAGPEQRLPGGRNELLLFENQGRLVVVKRFRNRGAWKKIAYRISSSKARRSYEHSLRLIEAGLHSPTPIGWLEVWRGPWLHQSFYVCDFLEFAHDASSLQDPELPNRIEKADLLGRNLARLHESGIAHLDLNSGNLLFSQSSVGEWKIHIIDNNRMRFGPISPKLACSLIARASLQDDILDIALNTYAQQRSYPCDSFRARYLATRSCFLLKRRIRDATRPWRKRIGL, via the coding sequence ATGATCCGTCGCCTCATCGCTCCATCCTTCGACCCCGCCTGGAGCGCCTGGATGGATTCATTGCCGGTAAGATGCGACGAGGCTGGCCCTGAGCAGCGGCTTCCGGGCGGACGAAACGAACTCCTCCTATTCGAGAACCAAGGGCGCTTGGTAGTGGTGAAGCGCTTTCGGAATCGTGGCGCTTGGAAAAAGATCGCCTATCGCATCTCGTCGAGCAAGGCCCGCCGTTCCTACGAGCATTCGCTGCGCTTGATTGAAGCAGGGCTCCACAGTCCAACTCCCATCGGATGGCTGGAGGTATGGCGCGGGCCTTGGCTTCACCAGAGCTTCTATGTCTGCGACTTTCTTGAGTTCGCCCACGACGCCTCCTCCTTGCAGGACCCGGAACTGCCAAACCGAATCGAAAAAGCAGACCTTCTCGGACGAAACCTGGCTCGACTGCATGAATCGGGCATCGCCCATTTGGACCTCAATTCCGGCAACCTCCTCTTTAGCCAAAGCTCAGTTGGAGAGTGGAAAATCCACATCATCGACAACAACCGCATGCGCTTTGGCCCCATCTCCCCAAAACTGGCCTGCTCTCTCATCGCGAGGGCCAGTCTGCAAGACGACATCCTCGATATCGCCCTGAACACATATGCCCAACAACGATCCTACCCCTGCGACAGCTTCAGAGCTCGCTACCTTGCCACACGCTCGTGCTTTCTCCTCAAACGGCGAATCCGCGACGCCACCCGACCTTGGCGAAAGCGCATCGGTCTGTAG
- a CDS encoding SRPBCC domain-containing protein yields MTKAPEIQLAVLSIHHDFDAPIQRVFEAFTDPHKMSQWFFGYPGGSAKVENELVVGGKYRIEMIHPSKQLADSKDSCDSPVHYGEYLEIDPPKRLRFTWINDGFVSYSEVAIEFQSIDTGTRIHLAHKLPADLQSIHQEGWNACFSNLRIALSERKI; encoded by the coding sequence ATGACTAAAGCGCCGGAAATCCAACTCGCCGTCTTATCCATTCACCATGACTTCGATGCCCCGATCCAGCGGGTGTTCGAAGCCTTCACCGATCCACACAAGATGAGCCAATGGTTCTTCGGCTATCCGGGCGGGTCGGCGAAAGTGGAGAATGAACTGGTCGTCGGCGGCAAATACCGCATTGAAATGATACACCCGTCGAAGCAGCTCGCGGATTCGAAAGACAGCTGCGATTCGCCTGTACACTATGGCGAATACTTGGAGATAGATCCGCCAAAGCGCCTTCGTTTCACCTGGATAAACGACGGCTTCGTCAGCTACAGCGAAGTGGCCATCGAGTTTCAGTCGATCGACACCGGGACTCGGATTCACCTCGCCCACAAGCTGCCAGCGGACCTGCAGTCGATTCACCAGGAAGGCTGGAACGCCTGCTTCTCGAATCTGCGTATCGCACTCTCGGAAAGAAAGATCTGA
- a CDS encoding VOC family protein: protein MKANPVGWFELYVDDMQRAQRFYEAVFQTKLQSLPSPQIEMMAFPMDPETTGCAGAIVKAPGVKPGGSTMVYFTCDDCAVEAARVTEAGGSISRPKMSIGEYGYIALVVDTEGNMFGLHSNK, encoded by the coding sequence ATGAAAGCTAATCCCGTCGGATGGTTCGAACTCTACGTGGACGACATGCAGCGCGCTCAACGCTTCTACGAAGCCGTTTTTCAAACAAAGCTCCAATCCCTCCCGTCACCGCAAATCGAAATGATGGCCTTCCCCATGGACCCCGAAACGACGGGCTGCGCCGGCGCCATCGTCAAAGCGCCTGGCGTAAAACCTGGCGGCTCCACAATGGTCTACTTCACCTGCGATGACTGCGCTGTGGAAGCGGCTCGCGTCACGGAAGCGGGCGGCTCCATCAGCCGCCCAAAAATGTCCATCGGCGAGTACGGATACATCGCCCTCGTGGTCGACACGGAAGGAAACATGTTCGGCCTCCACTCCAACAAGTAG
- a CDS encoding sodium:solute symporter family protein, whose translation MSQDVYNFLFIGASFGIYIFIAVTSRASSTKEYYTAGGGVSPFANGMATAADWMSAATFISMAGTVAISGYDASRFLMGWTGGFVLLTVLMVPYLRKFGKPTVPDFIGDRYYSRVARGVAVVCAIFICMTYIMGQMRGVGVVFSQLFGIRIQSGVLVGASIVFLYAGLGGMKGITYTQVAQYCVMAFAYTIPAVFIAIALTNHVIPQLGLIGDFTVVEPTIPFLQKLNNINTELGFSEFTSGSLDKVNMFCITAALMCGTAGLPHVIVRFFTVKNVASVRKSACWTLAFIAVIYLTAPTIGSFARVNLITTLHNASYVDAPDWFKEFESTGQMVWVDKNNDGKIQYFGPGKSDLNTNAVFIGKGPTYPEDDAPISQLRGVHGQRLLANKEDMTNPNELWFGNDIMVMANPHMAGLPKWVIALLMAGCIAAALSTAAGLLLVLSTSISHDLMKKIIKPGLSDKEEVNYARAASFIALAVAAYFGINPPSAFIAKTVAFAFGLAASSFFPTLLIGIFSKRVNKHGAIAGMLCGIVFTISYIVYFQFLGGTKSQYLFGITPEGIGFIGMLINFVVTFMVSAVTPPPPKEIQEMVANIHMPSGDLLSMGDDEEEKAGVGGEGI comes from the coding sequence ATGTCACAGGACGTATACAATTTTCTCTTCATCGGGGCCAGCTTTGGCATCTACATCTTCATCGCCGTCACTTCGCGGGCTTCTTCGACCAAGGAATACTACACCGCAGGCGGAGGCGTCTCGCCCTTCGCGAACGGTATGGCGACCGCGGCGGACTGGATGTCGGCGGCGACCTTCATCTCCATGGCGGGCACGGTGGCCATCAGCGGCTACGACGCCTCCCGCTTCTTGATGGGATGGACGGGCGGTTTCGTATTGCTGACGGTGTTGATGGTCCCGTACCTGCGCAAGTTCGGCAAGCCGACGGTGCCAGACTTCATCGGGGACCGCTACTACTCCAGAGTTGCCCGTGGCGTGGCGGTGGTTTGCGCCATCTTCATTTGCATGACGTACATCATGGGCCAGATGCGTGGGGTGGGCGTGGTGTTTTCCCAGCTCTTCGGCATCCGCATCCAGTCGGGAGTGCTGGTGGGGGCGAGCATCGTGTTTCTCTACGCAGGCCTTGGCGGCATGAAAGGCATCACCTACACGCAGGTCGCCCAGTACTGCGTGATGGCCTTCGCCTATACTATACCAGCGGTCTTCATCGCCATCGCGTTGACCAACCATGTGATACCGCAGCTCGGTTTGATTGGCGATTTCACTGTAGTGGAGCCAACAATACCGTTTTTGCAGAAGCTCAACAATATCAATACGGAGCTTGGGTTCAGCGAGTTCACCTCCGGAAGTCTGGACAAGGTAAACATGTTCTGCATCACCGCGGCCTTGATGTGCGGTACGGCTGGTCTGCCGCATGTGATCGTGCGCTTTTTCACCGTCAAGAACGTCGCTTCCGTGCGCAAGTCAGCCTGCTGGACTTTGGCCTTCATCGCGGTGATCTACCTGACCGCCCCGACTATCGGTTCCTTCGCTCGAGTGAATTTGATCACCACCTTGCACAACGCTTCCTACGTCGATGCTCCGGACTGGTTCAAGGAATTCGAATCGACTGGACAGATGGTTTGGGTGGATAAGAACAACGACGGGAAAATCCAGTATTTCGGACCCGGTAAGTCGGATCTGAATACAAACGCGGTATTCATCGGGAAAGGGCCGACCTATCCGGAAGACGATGCTCCGATCAGTCAGCTCCGAGGCGTTCATGGTCAGCGCTTGCTCGCCAACAAGGAGGACATGACCAACCCGAACGAGCTCTGGTTCGGCAACGACATCATGGTGATGGCGAATCCTCACATGGCAGGATTGCCCAAATGGGTGATCGCGTTGCTGATGGCGGGTTGCATCGCGGCGGCTCTCTCCACTGCGGCAGGACTGCTGCTGGTGCTATCCACCTCGATCTCGCACGACTTGATGAAGAAGATCATTAAGCCCGGGCTTTCCGATAAGGAAGAGGTGAACTATGCGCGGGCCGCGTCTTTCATCGCTTTGGCGGTAGCGGCGTATTTCGGCATCAATCCTCCGTCGGCCTTCATCGCTAAAACCGTGGCCTTCGCCTTCGGTCTCGCGGCCTCGTCCTTCTTCCCGACGCTGCTGATTGGCATTTTTTCCAAGCGAGTGAACAAGCATGGGGCCATCGCGGGCATGCTGTGCGGCATCGTTTTCACCATCAGCTATATCGTCTACTTCCAGTTTCTTGGCGGCACCAAGAGCCAGTATCTCTTCGGCATCACGCCGGAAGGCATTGGGTTCATCGGCATGTTGATCAACTTCGTGGTGACTTTCATGGTGAGCGCCGTAACGCCGCCGCCGCCCAAGGAGATTCAGGAAATGGTGGCCAACATCCACATGCCCAGCGGCGACCTGCTCAGCATGGGCGACGACGAAGAGGAGAAGGCTGGCGTAGGCGGGGAAGGCATCTAG
- a CDS encoding MDR family oxidoreductase — MFEAIRIDKSDSGQAVSFAQLSESDLPEGDVVVRVEWTTLNYKDALALTGKAPVVRRFPMVPGIDFAGVVERSGNPSLRPGDKVILTGWGVGETHWGGYSSKARVDGNWLVPLPEGMSLRQAMSIGTAGLTAMLCVMALERSGLKPEDGDVLVTGAAGGVGSVATALLAKNGYSVSAVSGRTEEADYLRMLGASSVIDRAEYAKQARPLSKEKWAGAIDVVGSSVLANVLSEMKYGGVVAACGLAGGMDLPTSVAPFILRGVTLVGVDSVMCERERRYIAWQRLARELDMEKLEQVVTEIEFDRLIETAPRMLDGQVRGRVVVKVN; from the coding sequence ATGTTTGAAGCGATCAGAATTGATAAGAGCGATTCGGGGCAGGCAGTCTCGTTCGCCCAGTTGAGCGAGAGCGATCTGCCCGAGGGCGACGTCGTGGTGAGGGTGGAGTGGACGACGCTCAATTATAAAGATGCGCTCGCGCTCACTGGAAAGGCTCCGGTGGTGAGGCGTTTCCCGATGGTGCCGGGCATCGATTTCGCAGGTGTCGTCGAGCGTAGCGGAAATCCCTCGCTGCGTCCGGGAGACAAGGTGATCCTGACTGGCTGGGGAGTGGGAGAGACGCATTGGGGCGGCTACAGCTCGAAGGCCCGCGTGGATGGAAATTGGCTGGTTCCGCTGCCGGAAGGGATGAGTCTGCGCCAGGCCATGTCGATCGGTACGGCGGGCTTGACGGCCATGCTCTGCGTGATGGCTCTGGAAAGAAGCGGTTTGAAGCCGGAGGATGGCGACGTGCTGGTGACTGGAGCCGCAGGTGGGGTGGGGAGCGTTGCCACCGCGTTGCTAGCGAAAAATGGATACAGCGTTAGCGCTGTATCGGGTCGGACCGAGGAAGCGGATTATTTGAGGATGCTCGGAGCGAGCTCGGTGATCGACCGAGCCGAGTACGCCAAGCAAGCTCGACCTCTTTCCAAGGAGAAATGGGCTGGGGCTATCGATGTAGTGGGATCCTCGGTGCTTGCCAACGTATTGTCGGAAATGAAATACGGGGGCGTGGTGGCGGCTTGCGGCCTGGCGGGCGGTATGGATCTTCCGACATCAGTGGCTCCTTTTATCCTGCGCGGCGTGACGCTGGTCGGGGTGGATAGCGTGATGTGCGAAAGGGAGCGGCGGTACATCGCCTGGCAACGCTTGGCGCGAGAATTGGATATGGAGAAGCTGGAGCAGGTTGTGACGGAGATTGAGTTCGACCGTTTGATCGAGACCGCTCCTCGGATGCTCGATGGGCAGGTGCGAGGGCGTGTGGTCGTCAAGGTGAACTAG